The following are encoded together in the Phaseolus vulgaris cultivar G19833 chromosome 9, P. vulgaris v2.0, whole genome shotgun sequence genome:
- the LOC137822002 gene encoding transcription termination factor MTEF1, chloroplastic-like: MFASKSFKSLLLLHSKRLTTPKPYFPFPSTLSLKHFSLTSQQHSLTVSYLINTFGFSPQTALKVSESVSFDTPQKPDSVIAFFTKNGFTDAHINTIVKRVPSILVCNPDKRLSPKFQFLLSKGASASDIVRLVHRCPRILGSSLKNNVIPSFELVRRFLQSDQKTIDCVFGNRPFLQYNVGVQNVNMLLDAGVLDSSIGYLFGRRPSILLSTNLREAIDEVKEMGFDPSKITFAIALHAKRVVSKSRWDAKVDAFKMWGWSEEMVLDSFRKHPLLMLASKDKINEVIRFWVVELGWDPLALAKMPKIFGFSLERRIVPRGLVLKHLIVKGLREKSAKLSTPFDVSEELFLKNYVMRFKEEVCELLKLYQEKISFQEHREGCVESAS, encoded by the coding sequence ATGTTTGCCTCCAAAAGCTTCAAATCCCTTCTTCTTCTCCATTCCAAGAGACTCACAACCCCCAAACCCTATTTTCCTTTTCCCTCCACACTCTCTCTCAAACACTTCTCCCTCACTTCACAACAACACTCACTCACCGTTTCCTACCTCATAAACACCTTTGGCTTCTCACCACAAACCGCTCTCAAGGTTTCCGAGAGTGTTAGCTTCGATACCCCTCAAAAGCCAGACTCAGTCATCGCTTTCTTTACCAAAAATGGATTCACCGATGCCCATATCAACACCATTGTCAAAAGGGTACCCAGCATACTCGTTTGCAACCCCGACAAGAGGCTCTCGCCAAAGTTCCAATTTTTACTCTCGAAGGGTGCTTCAGCTTCTGATATAGTTCGTCTTGTTCATAGGTGCCCCAGAATCCTCGGATCCAGCCTCAAGAACAACGTGATCCCCTCCTTCGAATTGGTGAGAAGGTTCCTCCAATCCGACCAGAAAACCATTGATTGTGTTTTCGGTAACAGACCTTTCCTTCAGTACAACGTTGGAGTGCAGAATGTGAACATGTTGCTTGATGCTGGAGTTCTTGATTCCAGCATCGGCTATTTGTTTGGAAGGAGGCCTTCTATACTCTTGTCTACTAACTTGAGGGAGGCAATTGATGAGGTTAAGGAAATGGGGTTCGACCCTTCTAAGATAACTTTCGCGATTGCTTTGCATGCCAAAAGGGTTGTGTCGAAATCGCGGTGGGACGCGAAAGTTGATGCCTTTAAGATGTGGGGTTGGTCGGAGGAAATGGTTCTTGATTCGTTCAGGAAGCATCCTCTCTTAATGTTGGCTTCCAAGGATAAAATTAATGAGGTTATCAGATTTTGGGTTGTTGAATTGGGTTGGGACCCTTTGGCACTTGCCAAAATGCCGAAGATTTTTGGGTTCAGTTTGGAGAGAAGGATTGTTCCGAGGGGTTTGGTTCTGAAGCATTTGATCGTCAAGGGTTTGAGAGAGAAGAGTGCCAAGTTGTCTACCCCGTTTGATGTTTCTGAAGAGTTGTTTCTTAAAAATTATGTGATGCGGTTTAAGGAGGAAGTGTGTGAACTGTTAAAGCTTTATCAGGAAAAGATAAGTTTCCAAGAACACAGGGAGGGTTGTGTAGAATCTGCCAGTTAG
- the LOC137821920 gene encoding transcription termination factor MTEF1, chloroplastic-like, with product MFHSQRFKPLLLYLNSLTITPLQTPKPNNLFPSILFLKHTSNASQQPSFTVSYLVNGCGFSPETALKASKFIQFETPEKPDSVIAFFRDNGFSSTQINSIVRRAPNVLTCDPHKRVLPKFEFLLSKGASRSDIVELVSRSPRILYSSLENNIVPSYELMRKFLQTDEKTMDCIRSCGHFFGTDRVVHNVKLLVDYGVTDPVLAFLLRRRVSIILCSALKRTLDEVKEMGFDPSKLSFAIALLAKKTIPKLRWERKVEAFKRWGWSEELVLSVFKRQPLVMLVSQEKIDRIMRFWVKQSGWDYLALTKKPEIFGFSLERRIIPRALVVQYLLRKGLRRKSASLITPFSVSEKEFIEKYVMRFKEETSELLKLYQMSVQGLKEDDKMVNS from the coding sequence ATGTTTCATTCGCAACGCTTCAAACCCCTTCTTCTCTATCTCAACTCACTCACAATAACACCTCTTCAAACCCCAAAACCCAATAACCTTTTTCCCTCGATACTCTTTCTGAAACACACCTCAAATGCTTCACAGCAACCCTCTTTCACGGTTTCCTACCTCGTAAACGGCTGCGGGTTCTCCCCAGAAACCGCTCTCAAGGCCTCCAAATTCATTCAATTCGAAACCCCCGAAAAGCCCGACTCAGTCATCGCCTTTTTCAGAGACAACGGATTCAGCAGCACCCAGATAAACAGCATCGTTAGAAGAGCACCCAATGTGCTCACTTGCGACCCCCACAAAAGGGTTCTTCCAAAGTTCGAGTTTTTACTCTCCAAAGGGGCCTCGCGCTCTGACATTGTGGAACTGGTAAGTAGGAGCCCCAGAATCCTTTATTCGAGCCTCGAGAATAACATTGTCCCTTCCTATGAACTGATGAGGAAGTTTCTTCAAACTGACGAGAAAACCATGGACTGCATACGCTCTTGTGGGCATTTCTTTGGTACTGATCGTGTGGTGCACAATGTGAAACTTTTAGTTGATTATGGAGTCACTGATCCTGTATTAGCCTTTTTGTTACGCAGGAGAGTTTCTATAATCTTGTGTTCTGCCTTGAAGAGGACTTTGGATGAGGTTAAGGAAATGGGGTTTGACCCTTCCAAGTTGAGCTTTGCCATCGCGCTGCTGGCCAAAAAGACTATTCCGAAATTGCGATGGGAGAGGAAAGTTGAAGCCTTTAAGAGATGGGGTTGGTCTGAAGAACTGGTTCTTAGTGTGTTCAAGAGGCAGCCCCTCGTAATGTTGGTGTCCCAAGAGAAGATTGATAGGATTATGAGATTTTGGGTCAAGCAATCAGGTTGGGACTATTTGGCTCTTACCAAGAAGCCAGAGATTTTTGGATTTAGTTTGGAGAGAAGGATCATTCCAAGGGCACTTGTTGTGCAGTATTTACTCAGGAAAGGTTTGAGGAGAAAGAGTGCCAGCTTGATTACGCCAttttctgtttctgaaaagGAGTTTATTGAAAAGTATGTCATGCGTTTTAAGGAGGAGACAAGTGAACTATTAAAGCTGTACCAAATGAGTGTTCAAGGACTAAAAGAGGATGATAAAATGGTTAACTCATGA